The Oryzihumus leptocrescens sequence CCCGGCTGGCCCGCGGCGTCCCTGCGAACCTAACCTGAGCGGCGGGACGCCCCGGGGTTATCCACATCCGGCCCGGGACGACGGGAGGAGCGCCGTGGCGATCTGGATCGACCCGCCGCGCTGGCCCGCGCACGGGCGCCTGTGGAGCCACCTCATCAGCGACACCTCCTACGGCGAGCTGCACGACTTCGCCGCGGCACACGGCATACCCCGTCGCGGGTTCGAGGGCGACCACTACGACGTGCCCGAGGAGCGGTATGCCGCGCTGGTCGCCGCCGGGGCCCGCCCGGTGGCGGGCACCGAGCTGGCACGGCGGCTGCGCGACAGCGGGCTGCGCTTCCCCAAGCGCAGGGGGGAGTGGCCGCTGGCCCGGCACCACGACGTGATCGCGACGCTCGACCTGCCGCACCGGCTGGACGTCGTCGCCTCACGGCTGCCGCCGCCGGAGCAGCAGACCGCGGCGGCCGCGGTGTTCGTCCTCGACGCGCTCGGTGACTTCCTGCTGGTGCACTCGGTGGTGCGCGACGCCTGGGGTGCCCCGGCCGGCGGGCGCGAGCCCGGCGAGAGCGTGCGTGCGGGCGCGGTGCGCGAGGTCCGCGAGGAGAGCGGGCTGGTCATCGCGGAGCACGGCCTGCGGCACTGCGGCTACGAGCGGGTCACCATCGACGGTGACGCCAGCGCCCACCGCTGGCCGCACCGGCGCAACTACGTCGCCTGCTTCACCTACCGGCTCGACGCGGTCCGCCCGGACGTGCAGCCCCAGCTCGACGACGTCGACGCGGCCGAGTGGGTGGAC is a genomic window containing:
- a CDS encoding DUF4031 domain-containing protein, yielding MAIWIDPPRWPAHGRLWSHLISDTSYGELHDFAAAHGIPRRGFEGDHYDVPEERYAALVAAGARPVAGTELARRLRDSGLRFPKRRGEWPLARHHDVIATLDLPHRLDVVASRLPPPEQQTAAAAVFVLDALGDFLLVHSVVRDAWGAPAGGREPGESVRAGAVREVREESGLVIAEHGLRHCGYERVTIDGDASAHRWPHRRNYVACFTYRLDAVRPDVQPQLDDVDAAEWVDEVELERRCAGEFWWPMVERRDLWP